The Desmonostoc muscorum LEGE 12446 genome includes a region encoding these proteins:
- a CDS encoding TIGR01548 family HAD-type hydrolase: protein MTQETSTKAAVVFDIDGVVRDVSGSYRRAIADTVEYFTNTAYRPTPLDIDQLKSEGVWNNDWEASQELIYRYFTAGGQMRDELQLDYNAIVAFFQSRYRGPDPNNLTGYICDEPLLLQPSYLEQLTQSGIAWGFFSGATRVSANYVLEKRLGLQSPVLMAMEDAPGKPDPTGLFATVNQLENGTEPISAIVYVGDTVADMYTVEKARNLDSARTWIGVGVLPPHVQETAARGEAYSETLLAAGAAIVLANVQELTPKQIHKLISRLCG from the coding sequence ATGACTCAAGAAACTTCCACGAAAGCAGCCGTTGTTTTCGATATTGATGGTGTTGTGCGTGATGTCAGTGGCTCCTATCGCCGAGCGATCGCAGATACTGTAGAATACTTTACAAATACTGCATATCGTCCCACACCCCTAGACATTGACCAACTAAAATCGGAAGGTGTGTGGAATAACGACTGGGAAGCATCCCAGGAATTAATTTACCGCTACTTTACAGCTGGTGGACAGATGCGCGACGAATTGCAACTAGATTACAATGCGATCGTTGCTTTTTTCCAATCGCGTTATCGAGGCCCAGACCCCAATAATTTGACGGGGTATATCTGTGATGAACCTTTATTATTACAACCTAGCTACTTAGAGCAACTTACCCAAAGTGGGATTGCTTGGGGATTTTTCAGCGGTGCTACTCGTGTTTCGGCTAACTATGTCTTAGAAAAACGTTTGGGCTTGCAATCTCCGGTATTGATGGCGATGGAGGATGCACCAGGTAAACCCGACCCTACTGGACTTTTTGCTACAGTTAATCAATTGGAAAATGGAACTGAGCCAATATCAGCGATCGTCTATGTGGGGGATACAGTAGCAGACATGTATACTGTTGAGAAAGCACGGAATTTAGATTCTGCTCGCACTTGGATTGGTGTGGGGGTTCTACCGCCCCATGTGCAGGAAACAGCAGCGCGAGGTGAGGCTTATAGTGAAACACTGCTAGCAGCTGGAGCCGCGATCGTTTTGGCTAATGTGCAGGAATTGACCCCAAAGCAGATTCACAAATTAATTAGCAGATTGTGTGGTTAA
- a CDS encoding M10 family metallopeptidase C-terminal domain-containing protein, with the protein MTTPYYVDALLFPGQPHWAKSSDGITRIKYSFRPSSDEKFNFDQREAVRRIVKLYENIAKIDFIEVPDDQNPQIRFGIADRGENEGADASGTPGSYVDIWLNNNPKAMVDGFSKPTEGNYAFMTLMHEIGHALGLKHTGDYNANGGGTPGPYLYGQEDSLQYTIMSYNGATLSDGTIAGTNYQGSGIFALTPQLYDVAAIQYLYGPNNNFNTGDTLYLFSSSKAFLGTIWDNGGVDTINASTLSLAAKIDLNTGSDHFSSIGPFSDSFLFNRAFDNVAIVDGVVIENAYGGSGNDTIIGNGAENYLSANNGNDSLKGGDNNDTLEGGSGDDFLNGGEGNDLLIEGNGNNLIIGGNGFDTLKESGNADFTAFYDHIEKKTFSGVTKDSYSLFDIEHLIIEGGVSENTLNGGSFGWGSVELYGGENDDTLTGGLLGGDILNGGDGNDTLIEGGDTSYFLDDAHLIKGNFTDSLFSIEKAKLTGGGKDNSIDASHFSGSVYLLGNAGNDFLYGGKSDDDLDGGNGNDQIFGGAGNDDLFGGLGDDLLNGGTNTDTVSESGDVSFFLLNGITLIGNGTDSLVSIEKLKLTGGNSGHTLNVSSFTGTASLFGNAGNDILYGGLGADFLSGGADYDIIRQEATSFDINFILKNNQLITKGVGKFGLLYTVTDTLFSIEGAQLIGNSSNNSIDASAFTQGGVLLNGKQGNDTLLGGQKDDTLIGGTGNDSINGGAGIDTILEGGFDFTLKDGSLLGNGTDILNSIEKANLTGNGGNNFLNAIEFTGSVTLDGGFGIDTLYGAAGDDILIGGRSAEDDAILGNGGNDLVYGGDFQSTTFTGNDALNGGAGNDTLFGGDGNDFLIGDTNDDQLFGGFDNDTLFGNDGNDTLMGEDGLDNLYGGDGIDSLSGGNGIDYIEGNIGDDLLFGDDGDDILHGGDNNDKLNGGNGNDQLFGDTGNDTLMGVQVSVGSNFGKDEIDILIGGQGQDSFVFGSSGNLFFYNDGNLLSQGTTDYARIIDFGLDDRIVLAGSKELYTLSAVPTSIGNSGGRASDTGIYLNMPGTSELIGVIQDVSLSTSDLQSTSFFSFVG; encoded by the coding sequence ATGACCACACCATATTACGTTGATGCGCTACTCTTTCCAGGACAACCTCATTGGGCGAAGAGTAGTGATGGGATTACCAGAATTAAGTACAGCTTCAGACCATCCTCCGACGAAAAATTTAACTTCGATCAAAGAGAAGCTGTACGTCGAATTGTAAAGCTTTACGAAAACATCGCCAAAATAGATTTCATCGAGGTTCCTGACGATCAAAATCCCCAAATTCGCTTTGGAATTGCAGACCGAGGAGAAAACGAAGGGGCTGACGCTAGTGGAACGCCTGGCTCTTATGTGGATATTTGGCTTAACAATAATCCAAAAGCTATGGTTGATGGATTTTCAAAACCGACCGAGGGAAATTACGCCTTTATGACCTTAATGCACGAAATCGGTCACGCATTGGGACTCAAGCATACTGGTGACTACAACGCTAATGGGGGAGGAACTCCTGGTCCCTATTTGTACGGTCAGGAGGATAGCTTACAATACACCATCATGTCATATAATGGAGCGACGTTGAGCGATGGAACCATTGCTGGAACTAATTATCAAGGTAGTGGGATCTTTGCACTAACTCCCCAACTTTACGATGTTGCAGCGATTCAGTATCTCTACGGTCCCAATAATAATTTTAATACCGGAGACACGCTCTATCTTTTTAGCTCTAGTAAGGCGTTTTTGGGGACAATTTGGGATAATGGTGGTGTAGACACCATTAATGCTAGTACTCTCTCCCTCGCTGCAAAAATTGACCTCAATACAGGCTCCGATCACTTTAGCTCAATTGGACCTTTCTCAGATAGTTTCTTGTTTAACAGAGCCTTTGATAATGTAGCGATCGTCGATGGCGTAGTGATTGAAAATGCCTATGGTGGTTCTGGCAACGATACTATCATTGGGAATGGGGCTGAAAACTATCTTTCTGCAAACAATGGTAATGATAGCCTTAAGGGTGGGGATAACAATGATACCCTCGAAGGTGGCAGTGGAGACGATTTCCTCAATGGTGGAGAAGGGAATGACCTTCTCATAGAGGGAAACGGCAATAACTTGATCATTGGGGGAAATGGCTTTGATACCCTTAAAGAGTCTGGAAATGCTGACTTTACAGCGTTTTACGACCACATTGAAAAAAAGACATTTAGTGGAGTTACAAAAGACTCTTACAGTTTATTTGACATTGAACACCTGATTATAGAAGGGGGTGTAAGTGAGAATACCCTCAATGGTGGTTCTTTTGGCTGGGGATCTGTTGAGCTTTATGGCGGCGAGAACGATGACACCCTCACAGGTGGACTGCTAGGTGGCGACATTCTTAATGGTGGAGATGGCAATGACACGCTGATAGAGGGTGGTGATACAAGTTACTTCTTAGATGACGCTCACCTAATCAAAGGTAATTTTACCGATTCTCTCTTTAGTATTGAAAAAGCCAAACTGACAGGGGGTGGCAAGGATAACTCTATAGATGCTTCTCACTTTAGTGGCTCTGTCTACCTCCTTGGTAATGCTGGCAATGATTTTCTTTACGGAGGTAAAAGCGATGATGACCTCGATGGGGGAAATGGAAATGACCAAATTTTTGGTGGAGCAGGAAATGATGACCTGTTCGGGGGACTCGGTGACGATCTTCTCAATGGGGGAACGAACACTGACACAGTTTCAGAATCTGGGGATGTCAGTTTCTTCCTGTTGAATGGTATAACCCTAATTGGCAATGGAACTGATTCCCTGGTTAGCATTGAAAAGCTCAAGCTCACTGGAGGTAACAGCGGCCATACCCTCAACGTTTCTAGCTTTACAGGAACTGCTTCCCTTTTTGGTAACGCAGGTAATGACATACTCTATGGCGGTCTTGGCGCTGACTTTCTCAGCGGTGGTGCTGACTATGACATCATCAGACAAGAGGCTACGTCATTCGACATCAACTTTATCCTCAAAAATAATCAACTGATAACCAAGGGAGTAGGGAAATTTGGTCTATTGTATACCGTAACGGACACGCTGTTTTCAATAGAAGGCGCTCAACTAATCGGTAACAGTAGCAATAACTCTATTGATGCTTCTGCTTTCACTCAGGGAGGTGTCTTGCTCAATGGTAAGCAAGGCAATGATACGCTGCTGGGAGGACAGAAAGATGACACCCTCATCGGGGGAACTGGCAACGACAGTATTAATGGTGGCGCGGGTATTGACACGATCTTAGAAGGTGGGTTTGACTTTACGCTAAAAGACGGTTCACTGTTGGGCAATGGCACAGATATCCTCAATAGTATTGAGAAAGCGAACTTGACAGGTAACGGTGGTAACAATTTCCTGAATGCGATTGAATTTACCGGCTCTGTTACCCTCGATGGCGGCTTTGGTATTGATACCCTGTATGGAGCAGCTGGTGATGATATCCTCATAGGAGGTCGTAGCGCTGAAGATGACGCGATCTTGGGAAATGGCGGGAACGATCTGGTTTACGGCGGTGACTTTCAGTCCACAACCTTTACAGGAAATGATGCCCTGAATGGAGGTGCTGGCAACGATACCTTGTTTGGTGGTGACGGCAATGACTTCCTGATTGGTGACACCAACGATGATCAATTATTCGGTGGCTTTGATAACGATACTCTGTTTGGCAATGATGGCAATGACACTCTGATGGGTGAAGATGGCTTAGACAATCTTTATGGTGGCGACGGCATCGATTCGCTCTCCGGTGGCAACGGCATCGACTATATCGAGGGCAACATCGGCGACGATCTCCTTTTTGGCGATGACGGGGATGACATACTTCACGGCGGAGACAATAACGACAAACTCAACGGTGGCAATGGCAACGATCAGCTTTTTGGTGATACTGGCAACGATACACTGATGGGTGTGCAGGTATCTGTGGGGAGTAATTTTGGCAAGGATGAAATTGATATCCTCATTGGGGGGCAAGGTCAGGATTCCTTCGTTTTTGGTAGTTCTGGCAATCTTTTCTTCTACAATGATGGCAACCTTCTTTCTCAAGGTACTACTGACTATGCCCGCATCATTGATTTCGGACTTGACGATCGCATTGTTCTAGCTGGGTCTAAGGAGCTTTATACTCTCAGTGCTGTACCCACGAGTATAGGCAATAGTGGCGGACGGGCAAGTGATACCGGAATTTACCTGAATATGCCTGGTACTTCGGAACTCATTGGTGTTATCCAAGATGTTTCTTTGTCTACCTCTGATTTGCAGAGTACGAGCTTTTTCAGTTTTGTTGGCTAG
- a CDS encoding response regulator, whose amino-acid sequence MSMCVLIVDDEADVRSIAQMGLEIGAGWNVLTASSGKEALEVAIVHQPDVILLDMMMPDMDGRATLKCLKENPSTQEIPVIFVTAAVQPSEQASFAGLDVIAIFAKPFNPLKLPHQITAAMNARPKLS is encoded by the coding sequence ATGAGTATGTGTGTCTTAATCGTAGATGACGAAGCAGATGTGCGATCGATCGCTCAAATGGGACTGGAAATCGGAGCCGGATGGAACGTGCTAACGGCGAGTTCTGGCAAAGAAGCTTTAGAAGTGGCGATCGTCCATCAACCCGATGTCATTCTGCTGGATATGATGATGCCCGATATGGATGGTCGCGCCACACTCAAATGCCTGAAAGAGAACCCGTCAACGCAAGAGATTCCAGTTATTTTTGTCACCGCTGCTGTGCAACCGTCCGAACAGGCGAGTTTTGCTGGGCTAGATGTAATTGCGATTTTTGCCAAACCCTTCAACCCGCTAAAGTTACCTCATCAAATAACGGCTGCGATGAACGCCCGACCCAAACTTTCGTAA
- a CDS encoding TrbI/VirB10 family protein, giving the protein MTQYSIPTETPPPSLLTLDTDDRQLEIEYDDWESRMARLVGFAEESSSQGQPSEDSAILQPSPEPEEVKTEQSLSSNPFAKLGLVGAGTLAVVLVAGVFLSQLMSGSSQKPRNNIVTPQVRSQPTNESTSQQLEGEIETLKTKLALTEQAQSVKAAQDKLRMPKPAATVALVEPSAASTRRQQVIPTPPPTAYVPQPVTVERIIRVPAPQPLPIPQLPVIQPNTQPVVNITPPAPPNPFDEWTKLAKLGSYGQVNVTEQPNNIAAASQPVNETQPPQQTANPTPEQTPEQGAAVVSQAQPQGQKSVAIGTSAKAVFATAIFGETTRASNNNEEETDKNVFVVRLKEPLKSTDGEIALPANTELLTEIRSISEQGFLRMNVVKIISQNDGNLVERSLPNNAIVIRGVQGKPLVAKKFPSQSSSIASMDLGLFVLGGIGKAAELLNRTDGQVVTINGGSTVVNNTNTRENIPAGVVEGGLNSVVPQIAQRNQQAIAQMSQQTNIWFLAAGTNIEIYVNQVTQF; this is encoded by the coding sequence ATGACTCAATATTCAATTCCGACAGAAACTCCTCCACCAAGTCTATTAACTCTAGACACCGACGATCGCCAACTAGAAATAGAATATGACGATTGGGAATCACGGATGGCAAGGTTGGTTGGCTTTGCAGAAGAATCTTCTAGCCAAGGCCAACCATCAGAAGACTCTGCAATCTTGCAACCGTCACCTGAACCAGAAGAAGTTAAGACAGAACAATCCCTCTCATCTAATCCCTTTGCCAAATTAGGCTTAGTAGGTGCTGGTACCTTAGCAGTAGTTTTGGTGGCTGGCGTATTTTTGTCGCAATTGATGAGTGGTAGCTCTCAAAAGCCCAGAAATAATATTGTCACCCCACAAGTGCGATCGCAACCAACAAATGAATCAACCTCTCAACAGCTAGAAGGTGAAATCGAGACTCTCAAAACGAAATTAGCCCTGACTGAACAAGCACAGTCAGTAAAAGCCGCCCAAGACAAGCTGAGAATGCCAAAACCAGCCGCTACAGTAGCCTTGGTAGAACCATCAGCTGCTTCCACAAGGAGACAACAAGTGATACCAACACCCCCACCAACAGCTTACGTCCCTCAGCCAGTGACAGTTGAGCGCATCATCAGAGTACCTGCTCCTCAACCTCTACCAATACCCCAGCTACCAGTTATCCAGCCAAACACTCAACCCGTAGTCAATATCACTCCACCAGCCCCACCAAACCCATTCGATGAGTGGACAAAGCTAGCAAAGTTAGGTAGCTACGGCCAAGTCAATGTCACCGAACAACCTAATAACATTGCAGCAGCTTCCCAACCTGTAAACGAAACCCAGCCGCCCCAACAGACAGCAAATCCCACTCCTGAGCAAACGCCAGAACAGGGAGCTGCTGTAGTCAGCCAAGCACAACCACAAGGACAGAAATCCGTAGCGATCGGCACTAGTGCCAAAGCCGTATTCGCAACAGCGATATTTGGCGAAACTACTAGAGCAAGCAATAACAACGAAGAAGAAACAGATAAAAACGTATTTGTAGTGCGATTAAAAGAACCGTTAAAATCTACCGATGGTGAGATAGCTTTACCAGCAAATACCGAATTACTTACTGAAATTCGTTCTATTTCCGAACAAGGTTTTTTACGGATGAACGTAGTCAAAATTATCTCACAAAATGATGGTAACCTTGTAGAACGAAGCTTACCCAACAATGCAATTGTTATTCGCGGTGTCCAAGGTAAACCCTTAGTAGCAAAGAAATTTCCTAGTCAAAGTTCATCCATAGCATCAATGGATCTAGGACTATTCGTTTTGGGAGGTATTGGGAAAGCCGCAGAGTTATTAAATCGCACTGATGGTCAAGTTGTTACCATCAACGGTGGAAGCACTGTTGTTAACAACACTAACACTAGAGAAAATATCCCGGCTGGAGTTGTGGAAGGCGGTTTGAACTCCGTAGTACCCCAAATTGCCCAACGCAATCAACAGGCGATCGCTCAAATGTCACAACAAACTAACATTTGGTTTTTGGCAGCCGGCACCAATATTGAAATATATGTCAACCAAGTAACGCAATTTTAA
- the map gene encoding type I methionyl aminopeptidase yields the protein MNIFSNLLYQSTQPAPAKKQRRGIEIKSPREIEIMRQSATIVATVLKEISELVKPGMTTADLDAYAEKRIREMDATPSFKGYHGFPGSICSSINNEVVHGIPSPKKVIRPGDVLKVDTGAYYQGFHGDSCITIAVGEVTPLAAKLIRVAEEALFKGIEQVKAGVYLLDLAGPIEDHVKANGFSIVEEFTGHGVGRNLHEEPSVFNFRTRELPNVKLRAGMTLAIEPIVNAGSRHTRTLSDRWTAVTVDNALSAQFEHTVLVTETGYEILTDRSKV from the coding sequence ATGAACATCTTCAGTAACTTACTTTATCAATCAACTCAGCCTGCACCTGCAAAAAAACAACGTCGAGGAATTGAAATTAAATCCCCGCGTGAAATTGAAATCATGCGGCAATCAGCGACAATTGTGGCAACTGTGCTAAAAGAAATTTCTGAGCTAGTAAAGCCAGGAATGACCACGGCTGACTTGGATGCTTATGCCGAAAAACGCATCCGCGAAATGGATGCAACACCGAGTTTTAAAGGATATCATGGGTTTCCAGGTTCTATTTGCTCCAGCATTAATAATGAAGTAGTACATGGTATTCCTAGTCCCAAGAAAGTAATCCGCCCTGGAGATGTATTAAAGGTTGATACAGGCGCTTATTACCAAGGCTTTCATGGTGATTCTTGCATTACAATTGCTGTTGGAGAGGTGACCCCACTAGCGGCTAAACTAATTCGCGTCGCAGAAGAGGCTTTATTTAAGGGCATTGAACAAGTTAAGGCTGGTGTATACTTACTTGACCTAGCTGGGCCGATTGAAGACCATGTGAAAGCTAACGGCTTTAGTATCGTTGAAGAGTTTACTGGACACGGTGTCGGTCGTAACTTGCACGAAGAACCTTCAGTATTCAACTTCCGTACCCGTGAACTGCCAAATGTTAAACTTCGTGCAGGGATGACCCTGGCAATTGAGCCAATTGTAAATGCGGGTTCTAGGCATACGCGGACATTATCTGACCGTTGGACAGCTGTGACTGTGGATAATGCTTTGTCGGCTCAGTTTGAGCATACAGTTTTGGTGACGGAAACTGGCTATGAGATTTTGACTGACCGTTCTAAGGTTTAA
- a CDS encoding beta strand repeat-containing protein: MPRFTVPPNFIGTQGSDSLVGEELNASLAIGIDILTGGFIHTRSGDDTIQGKGISGLTDTGIGIINNGSLDTGNGNDTLIATGRGGFSSPVGNGIGIINNSSLDTGNGNDTITTNGRGGNGAFGARSQGGIGTGLNNSGILDTGNGNDTITSSGGGGWGSDSSAGNGGGNGSDGIGIANSGTLDTGNGNDTITSSGSGGSGGSSTTIGGNGGDGTGLNNSGTLDTGNGDDTITSTGNGGSGTGWRANGGDGGDGTGLANTGTLDTGDGKDTIIGTGRGGEGGFGDNIANPWFPTPGNSNGGNGFGIANSGNLSTGNGKDTIIGTGTGGNGRSTGYGGIGIGVSNSRSLDTGDGHDIITGTGTGGEARASNNGTGIGIRNIQNATITTGQGNDTITGSGNTSGVNAITYGIFNNGVIDTGKGDDILTGHATTTIDGTAYGIYGQGSINTGGGDDTIIATSTVNGVQQRVSIGGGITVDLGSGNDYFKGFGSGTVEGGKGFDILDLSDFHRSELIVSGVASGDTLKPANIIINNNENSIPTTLYVTGFEKFIFADSSFSYNALANGA; the protein is encoded by the coding sequence ATGCCTAGATTTACTGTTCCACCTAATTTCATCGGAACTCAGGGTAGTGATAGTTTAGTTGGGGAAGAGTTAAATGCATCTTTGGCAATTGGTATTGATATTTTAACTGGAGGTTTCATTCATACACGCTCAGGGGATGACACCATTCAGGGCAAAGGTATTAGCGGCCTCACCGATACTGGAATCGGCATTATCAACAATGGCAGTTTGGATACTGGGAACGGAAATGACACTCTCATCGCCACTGGTCGAGGCGGCTTCAGCAGTCCGGTGGGCAATGGAATCGGCATTATCAACAATAGCAGTTTGGATACTGGGAACGGAAATGACACTATTACCACCAATGGTAGGGGTGGCAACGGCGCCTTTGGTGCCAGGAGTCAAGGTGGTATTGGAACTGGACTCAATAACAGTGGGATTTTAGATACTGGGAACGGAAATGACACTATTACCAGCAGTGGTGGTGGTGGCTGGGGTAGTGACAGCAGCGCTGGCAATGGTGGCGGTAACGGCAGTGACGGAATTGGTATAGCGAACAGTGGCACTTTAGATACTGGGAACGGAAATGACACTATTACCAGCAGTGGTAGTGGTGGGAGCGGCGGTTCTAGTACTACCATCGGCGGCAACGGTGGTGATGGAACCGGACTAAATAACAGTGGCACTTTAGATACTGGTAACGGAGATGATACTATCACCAGTACTGGCAATGGTGGTAGCGGCACCGGCTGGCGTGCTAATGGCGGCGACGGCGGTGATGGAACCGGGTTAGCTAACACTGGCACTTTAGATACTGGGGATGGAAAAGATACTATTATCGGTACTGGTAGAGGCGGCGAAGGTGGCTTTGGCGATAACATTGCCAATCCTTGGTTTCCCACTCCCGGCAACAGTAATGGTGGTAACGGGTTCGGTATCGCTAACAGTGGCAATTTAAGTACTGGGAATGGAAAAGACACTATTATCGGTACTGGTACAGGCGGCAACGGCCGCAGCACCGGGTACGGCGGTATAGGGATTGGTGTCAGCAACAGTAGGAGTTTGGATACTGGGGACGGACATGACATTATTACCGGTACTGGCACTGGTGGCGAGGCTAGAGCCAGCAACAACGGTACTGGAATTGGTATTCGGAACATTCAAAACGCCACCATCACCACAGGGCAGGGTAACGACACGATTACAGGTTCCGGAAATACTTCAGGCGTAAACGCGATCACCTATGGCATCTTTAACAATGGAGTCATTGACACAGGCAAAGGTGACGACATCCTCACCGGACACGCCACAACAACAATTGATGGTACTGCCTATGGTATTTATGGACAAGGAAGCATCAATACTGGCGGTGGCGATGACACAATTATCGCTACCAGTACCGTCAATGGAGTTCAGCAGAGAGTTAGTATTGGTGGCGGAATTACCGTTGATTTGGGCAGTGGTAATGACTACTTTAAAGGGTTTGGGTCTGGGACTGTTGAGGGCGGGAAAGGTTTTGATATCCTTGATCTTAGCGATTTTCATCGCTCTGAACTGATCGTTTCTGGAGTTGCTTCTGGCGATACCCTTAAACCTGCCAACATCATCATCAACAACAATGAAAACTCCATTCCCACAACTTTATATGTAACTGGCTTTGAGAAGTTTATCTTTGCAGATAGCTCTTTCTCCTACAACGCTTTGGCAAATGGGGCATGA
- a CDS encoding DUF29 domain-containing protein, translated as MTAQLPQSAMTSGSDLYEQDFYLWIQTTAELLKQKNFTQLDLENLIEEIETIGRSEKRALESNLEVLLMHLLKYQIQTQRRSPSWQYTIWEHRRRVEKALQESPSLKPHFDRIFEESYEAARRLAVIETGLSIATFPEQSPFTPEQVLDRDFLPE; from the coding sequence ATGACTGCCCAACTGCCCCAATCTGCAATGACATCTGGTTCAGATTTGTATGAGCAAGACTTTTACCTGTGGATTCAAACCACAGCAGAATTGCTCAAGCAAAAGAATTTTACACAACTGGATTTAGAAAATTTAATTGAAGAAATTGAAACAATCGGCAGAAGCGAAAAGCGGGCATTGGAGAGCAATCTGGAAGTATTGCTGATGCATCTGCTCAAATACCAAATTCAAACACAAAGGCGATCGCCCAGTTGGCAGTATACAATTTGGGAACACCGTAGGCGAGTAGAAAAAGCACTTCAGGAAAGTCCCAGTTTAAAGCCTCACTTCGATCGCATTTTTGAGGAAAGCTATGAAGCCGCTAGACGACTGGCTGTGATTGAAACTGGGTTATCCATCGCTACGTTCCCTGAACAATCTCCCTTCACGCCGGAGCAGGTCCTCGATCGCGATTTTTTACCTGAGTAG